A window of the Methanoregula sp. genome harbors these coding sequences:
- the arcS gene encoding archaeosine synthase subunit alpha produces MSQFNIRKRDGLGRTGLFRHEGTELRLPAATDTITLFPALGNLHNANMPVCAPAAVARQFPPASGVIPVTIHPQLDNTAISGDCVMVANWHTTFANPRNYVDWLVTLKKKTPADTAWYAPAAAIPSTAAILCYSGFDLFDFIGVDLKSAQGIFCTADGEFAADAMNSGICTCTGCAVKDLKEHNRNALRQELALIGRFIELGQLRDLIESRCRMNASQVAIMRHLDNQYPFMDAAQPVARSGVMRANSGDSMQRVEVRRFAERVLTRYLPPKTDVAVLLPCSARKPYSLSQSHKRFQLAIGARAHELIVTSPLGLVPRELETVYPAGHYDVPVTGYWDAEECAFISSILTRYFKRHPYRRIIAHLEDGALKVARQAAEAAGIMLECTCEEHPTSDTALNALDSALAGERRIKDDRLHGMASYQFNIDLDTKGTTLRGHFPEVFYSRNNLQLFSIDTGTGMLRPTVDGWNLIPDGYRVYIDDFIPEGDVLTPGVMRADPNIRDGDEVLVVGARALATGRAAMPADEMLRSKRGVAVRVRKIKRL; encoded by the coding sequence TTGAGCCAGTTTAATATCCGGAAGCGGGACGGTCTTGGCCGGACCGGCTTATTCAGGCACGAGGGGACAGAACTGCGACTTCCGGCTGCTACGGATACAATTACGTTATTCCCCGCGCTTGGCAACCTGCACAACGCCAATATGCCGGTCTGTGCTCCGGCAGCAGTTGCACGGCAATTTCCTCCGGCATCGGGTGTAATACCAGTCACCATTCATCCCCAGCTGGACAACACCGCCATCAGCGGGGACTGCGTAATGGTGGCCAACTGGCATACCACATTTGCAAATCCCCGGAATTATGTGGACTGGTTAGTCACGCTCAAGAAAAAGACACCAGCCGATACCGCATGGTACGCACCTGCTGCTGCCATCCCCTCAACGGCTGCCATTCTCTGCTACTCCGGGTTTGATCTCTTCGATTTCATCGGCGTTGATCTGAAATCTGCGCAAGGCATTTTCTGCACTGCTGACGGCGAGTTTGCCGCTGATGCAATGAACAGCGGCATCTGCACCTGTACCGGTTGTGCAGTAAAAGATCTTAAAGAACACAACCGGAATGCACTCCGGCAGGAGCTTGCCTTGATTGGGCGTTTCATCGAACTGGGACAATTACGGGATCTTATTGAGTCCCGCTGCCGTATGAACGCAAGCCAGGTAGCAATCATGCGCCATCTTGACAACCAGTACCCGTTCATGGATGCTGCCCAACCGGTTGCCCGTAGTGGCGTGATGCGGGCGAATTCCGGCGATTCCATGCAGCGGGTGGAAGTCCGCAGGTTTGCAGAACGCGTGCTGACCCGGTATCTCCCGCCCAAGACCGATGTTGCCGTTCTGTTACCCTGCTCTGCCCGGAAACCCTATTCGCTCTCCCAAAGCCACAAGCGCTTCCAGCTTGCCATTGGCGCCCGGGCTCACGAACTGATCGTTACCTCCCCGCTCGGTCTGGTGCCCCGTGAACTCGAAACGGTTTACCCGGCAGGTCATTATGATGTTCCCGTCACAGGTTACTGGGATGCAGAAGAATGTGCATTCATCAGCAGCATCCTCACCCGGTATTTCAAACGACACCCGTACCGCCGCATTATCGCTCACCTTGAAGACGGGGCACTCAAAGTTGCCCGGCAGGCAGCCGAGGCAGCGGGAATCATGCTCGAATGTACCTGCGAGGAGCATCCGACCAGCGATACCGCACTTAATGCACTGGACAGTGCGCTTGCCGGGGAACGCCGGATCAAGGATGACCGGCTGCACGGCATGGCGTCGTACCAGTTCAATATCGATCTCGATACCAAGGGGACTACGCTCCGGGGACACTTCCCGGAAGTCTTTTACAGCCGGAATAATCTCCAGCTTTTCTCCATCGACACCGGAACCGGCATGCTCCGCCCGACTGTTGATGGATGGAACTTGATCCCTGACGGCTACCGGGTGTATATCGACGACTTCATTCCCGAAGGTGATGTGCTGACACCGGGAGTAATGCGGGCAGATCCGAATATCCGTGATGGCGATGAAGTGCTGGTTGTAGGTGCGCGTGCCCTTGCAACGGGACGGGCAGCCATGCCGGCGGATGAGATGCTCCGCTCGAAACGCGGGGTTGCAGTCCGGGTGCGTAAGATTAAGCGATTGTAA